A genomic window from Martelella lutilitoris includes:
- a CDS encoding isoaspartyl peptidase/L-asparaginase family protein, which translates to MRYSLAVHGGAGTILKSKMTVEKEAAYHAGLRRALEAGEAVLKDGGPALDAVTAAVCALEDEPLFNAGRGAVFTDHGEQEMDAAVMDGRDRRAGAVAGIFGPKNPVRAARAVMENTVHVCMTGPNALEIARKAGLEFGDKDYFFTEARWNALQETLKMKAKGEDDADPARRHGTVGAVACDNDGNLAAATSTGGWTGKAKGRIGDTPVIGAGTYADNATCAVSGTGHGEIFIRWTAASEIAARMRYKGESLEDAARHVVMVDLGENDGSGGVIAVDREGNIALPFNSEGMYRGHVRAGEEAVTAIYR; encoded by the coding sequence ATGCGCTATTCTCTGGCGGTCCATGGCGGGGCCGGAACCATTTTGAAATCGAAGATGACGGTGGAGAAGGAAGCGGCCTATCACGCGGGCCTGCGTCGCGCGCTCGAAGCGGGCGAGGCGGTGCTGAAGGATGGCGGACCGGCCCTCGATGCTGTCACCGCAGCCGTTTGCGCGCTTGAGGATGAGCCGCTGTTCAATGCCGGACGCGGCGCGGTTTTTACCGATCACGGCGAACAGGAGATGGATGCTGCCGTCATGGACGGCCGTGACCGCAGGGCCGGCGCCGTCGCCGGCATTTTCGGGCCGAAGAACCCGGTGCGCGCGGCCCGCGCGGTGATGGAAAACACCGTCCATGTGTGCATGACCGGCCCGAACGCGCTGGAAATTGCCCGCAAGGCCGGCCTGGAATTCGGCGACAAGGACTATTTCTTCACCGAGGCCCGCTGGAATGCGCTTCAGGAAACCCTGAAGATGAAGGCCAAGGGCGAGGATGACGCCGACCCGGCGCGCCGTCACGGCACGGTCGGCGCGGTGGCTTGCGACAATGACGGCAATCTGGCTGCCGCCACCTCCACCGGCGGCTGGACCGGCAAGGCCAAGGGCCGAATCGGCGATACGCCGGTGATCGGCGCCGGCACCTATGCCGACAATGCCACATGCGCTGTTTCCGGCACGGGCCATGGCGAAATCTTCATCCGCTGGACGGCGGCCTCCGAGATCGCGGCCCGCATGCGCTACAAGGGCGAAAGCCTGGAAGACGCGGCGCGCCATGTCGTGATGGTCGATCTCGGTGAAAACGACGGCTCCGGCGGTGTCATCGCCGTCGACCGCGAAGGTAACATCGCCCTGCCGTTCAATTCGGAAGGCATGTATCGCGGCCATGTCCGCGCGGGCGAGGAGGCGGTTACCGCGATCTATCGCTGA
- a CDS encoding DUF6101 family protein has protein sequence MTNSQVKRGNEEPVLRIDPAHFPQKFSYVAKGAETRIGVKLDQRGAVVRRNLPSSNLPFSIALPGRAFKGVAARAVAHADGGITVTLELHHADPELCIPLLVAHDLSEIVADWQDWALLYDIPMMMVEADGIARPVDFKPHQAVAANDDAAGPARRAAARSIKRLAMRLSDCPIGVKMTVKGRAVAA, from the coding sequence ATGACGAATTCGCAGGTCAAGAGGGGCAATGAGGAACCGGTTCTCAGGATAGATCCGGCGCACTTCCCGCAGAAGTTCTCCTATGTCGCCAAGGGGGCGGAAACCCGTATCGGCGTCAAGCTCGATCAGCGCGGCGCCGTTGTCCGCCGCAACCTGCCTTCCAGCAACCTGCCCTTCTCCATCGCGCTTCCGGGCCGCGCCTTCAAGGGCGTTGCCGCCCGCGCCGTTGCCCATGCCGATGGCGGGATCACGGTGACGCTGGAACTGCACCACGCAGATCCGGAACTCTGCATTCCGCTGCTTGTCGCCCATGACCTGAGCGAAATTGTGGCCGACTGGCAGGACTGGGCGCTGCTCTACGATATTCCGATGATGATGGTTGAAGCCGACGGCATTGCCCGTCCGGTGGATTTCAAGCCACACCAGGCCGTTGCCGCCAATGATGATGCCGCAGGTCCCGCCCGCCGCGCTGCCGCCCGCAGCATCAAGCGCCTTGCCATGCGGCTCAGCGACTGCCCGATCGGCGTGAAGATGACGGTCAAGGGCCGCGCGGTCGCTGCCTGA
- the ubiA gene encoding 4-hydroxybenzoate octaprenyltransferase yields MGTTTEDNGRVFDAPSDNFVYNLLPRRLWPYAQLARWDRPIGWQLLMWPCFWSAAMAAAVTAEANAFRPGQFIAHLLLFFIGAVAMRGAGCTYNDLVDHDIDNQVARTRSRPLPSGRVTRRQAKIFILLQALTGLAVLLSFNLFTVLLGFASLAFVAIYPFAKRFTDWPQLFLGLAFSWGGLVGWAAVFGSLSLPAVLVYLAAIVWTIGYDTIYAHQDKEDDALIGVRSTARLFGERTKPWLILFYGAMLTLLVVAYLVAGLGWAAFAGLLAAGAMLFYQIAVLDIDDGAQCLKLFKFNSRVGLVVFLGLVAAIFIG; encoded by the coding sequence ATGGGCACGACCACAGAGGATAACGGCCGCGTTTTCGACGCTCCGTCGGATAATTTCGTCTACAACCTTTTGCCGCGCCGGCTTTGGCCCTATGCCCAGCTTGCCCGCTGGGACCGGCCGATCGGCTGGCAATTGCTGATGTGGCCGTGCTTCTGGTCGGCGGCTATGGCGGCGGCCGTGACGGCCGAGGCCAACGCCTTCCGGCCCGGCCAGTTCATCGCCCATCTTCTGCTGTTCTTCATCGGCGCGGTTGCCATGCGCGGGGCGGGCTGCACCTATAATGACCTCGTCGACCATGACATCGACAATCAGGTGGCGCGCACGCGCTCGCGGCCCCTGCCGTCCGGCCGCGTCACCCGGCGTCAGGCGAAGATCTTCATCTTGTTACAGGCACTGACCGGGCTTGCCGTGCTGTTGTCGTTCAATCTTTTCACGGTTCTGCTCGGCTTCGCATCGCTCGCCTTCGTGGCGATCTACCCGTTTGCCAAGCGGTTCACCGACTGGCCGCAACTGTTCCTGGGGTTGGCTTTTTCCTGGGGTGGCCTTGTCGGCTGGGCGGCGGTATTCGGCTCGCTTTCACTGCCGGCCGTGCTGGTCTATCTCGCCGCGATCGTCTGGACCATCGGTTACGACACGATCTATGCCCATCAGGACAAGGAGGATGACGCGCTCATCGGCGTGCGCTCCACCGCGCGGCTGTTCGGGGAGAGGACGAAGCCGTGGCTCATCCTCTTCTACGGCGCCATGCTGACCCTGCTTGTCGTCGCCTATCTGGTCGCCGGCCTCGGCTGGGCCGCGTTCGCCGGCCTTCTGGCGGCAGGTGCCATGCTGTTCTACCAGATCGCGGTGCTCGACATCGATGACGGCGCGCAGTGCCTCAAACTGTTCAAGTTCAACAGCCGCGTCGGGCTGGTCGTCTTTCTCGGCCTTGTGGCAGCGATCTTCATCGGCTGA
- a CDS encoding SAM-dependent methyltransferase, whose amino-acid sequence MASPLFDLIDKIIKTGTLRVKTETGEVTTFGDGTGDPVAIRFTDRQAQDLIAKDPALTLGEMYMQGRFLMEEGDIYDFLSLVRRNTLDIVFNPFMAMKLFWRIGLAQVGTRLPINRNRKNVSHHYDLTPPLFSLFLDEDWQYSCAYFDPPDISLDEAQLAKKRHIAAKLRLSEGQRVLEIGSGWGGLSMYLAEMAGVDCTGITLSHEQHDISEDRAAKRGLSDRVRFQLQDYRTMKAKPFDRIVSVGMFEHVGIGRYRNFFDKCFELLDDDGVMVLHSIGRDIAGHGHTNPFIEKYIFPGGYIPSLAEVLPAVEKSGLLVRDVEILQMHYAYTLRAWRERFVARKEEAIKLYDEQFFRMWEFYLAGSEMAFEWDKMFVFQMQLSKSQFATPNNRRYMFEAEEKLKAAEATRAPLEPVEFD is encoded by the coding sequence ATGGCTTCACCGCTGTTCGACCTGATCGACAAGATCATTAAAACCGGAACACTGAGGGTCAAGACGGAAACGGGGGAGGTCACCACATTCGGGGACGGCACGGGCGACCCCGTGGCGATCCGCTTCACCGACAGGCAGGCACAGGATCTCATTGCCAAGGACCCGGCGCTCACTCTCGGAGAGATGTATATGCAGGGCCGCTTCCTGATGGAAGAAGGCGATATCTACGATTTTCTCTCGCTTGTCCGGCGCAACACGCTCGATATCGTCTTCAATCCGTTTATGGCTATGAAACTGTTCTGGCGCATCGGCCTGGCGCAGGTCGGCACCCGCCTGCCGATCAACAGGAACCGCAAGAATGTCTCCCACCACTATGATCTGACGCCGCCGCTCTTCAGCCTGTTTCTGGACGAGGACTGGCAGTATTCCTGCGCCTATTTCGACCCTCCGGACATTTCGCTCGACGAGGCCCAGCTCGCCAAGAAGCGCCATATCGCCGCCAAGCTCAGACTGAGCGAAGGCCAGCGCGTGCTCGAGATCGGTTCAGGCTGGGGCGGGCTCAGCATGTATCTCGCCGAAATGGCCGGCGTCGACTGCACCGGCATCACGCTCTCCCATGAACAGCATGACATTTCCGAGGACCGCGCGGCAAAGCGCGGGCTTTCCGACAGGGTGCGCTTTCAGCTGCAGGACTACCGGACGATGAAGGCCAAGCCCTTCGACCGGATCGTCTCGGTCGGCATGTTCGAACATGTGGGCATCGGCCGCTACAGGAACTTTTTCGACAAGTGCTTCGAGCTCCTCGATGACGATGGCGTCATGGTGCTGCACTCGATCGGGCGCGACATCGCCGGCCATGGCCACACCAACCCCTTCATCGAGAAATACATCTTCCCCGGCGGCTACATCCCCTCGCTTGCCGAGGTCCTGCCGGCGGTGGAGAAATCCGGCCTTTTGGTGCGCGACGTCGAAATCCTGCAGATGCATTATGCCTACACGCTCCGTGCCTGGCGCGAACGCTTCGTCGCCCGCAAGGAAGAGGCTATCAAGCTCTATGACGAGCAGTTCTTCCGCATGTGGGAATTCTATCTGGCGGGTTCGGAAATGGCCTTCGAATGGGACAAGATGTTCGTGTTCCAGATGCAGCTCTCCAAGAGCCAGTTTGCCACGCCGAACAACCGTCGTTATATGTTCGAGGCCGAGGAGAAGCTCAAGGCCGCGGAAGCGACCAGGGCGCCTCTCGAACCGGTCGAATTCGACTGA
- a CDS encoding Tex family protein, which translates to MSDTKIARIVADEIKARPDQVNAALALLDGGATVPFVARYRKEATGGLDDTQLRQLSERVTYLRELEARRTTITESIAGQGKMTDELAGKIAAVTTKSELEDLYLPYKPKRRTRAMIARENGLQPLADAIFEDRAADPESLAAAYLNENVGDIRAALDGARDILSEQFAENAELVGRLRQYMRDNAMLYAKVVDGKEEAGAKFADYFEHAEKFATAPGHRVLAMLRGWNEEVLTVAIEADRDNPSPVKPAQQMIARFFDIGSKGKADEFLMQVAGWCWRVKLSTSLSLDLMREMRERAEDEAIHVFARNLKDLLLAAPAGSRVTLGLDPGIRTGVKVAAVDGTGKLLDTATIYPFQPRNDVQGSMAVLKALIARHKVSLIAIGNGTASRETEKLVADLLKEIPEPKPVKVIVSEAGASVYSASETAAKEFPGLDVSLRGAVSIARRLQDPLAELVKIEPKSIGVGQYQHDVDQIKLSRSLDAVVEDAVNGVGVDLNTASAPLLARVSGLGPAIAEAIVVHRDANGAFQSRKELLKVARLGPRAFEQCAGFLRIRDGKEPLDASAVHPEAYDVAKKIVAACGRDLRSLMGDSAALKSVDPRAFVDERFGLPTVRDILAELEKPGRDPRPEFRTASFADGIDEISDLKPGMMLEGTVTNVAAFGAFVDIGVHQDGLVHVSQLADRFVKDPHEVVKAGDVVKVRVVDVDVKRKRIGLSMKKDDGAPAARGPRGGDRKPQRDNKREDRPSQGAFGAALADAMRRK; encoded by the coding sequence ATGAGTGACACCAAGATTGCCCGCATCGTCGCCGATGAAATCAAGGCCCGGCCCGACCAGGTGAATGCGGCGCTCGCGCTGCTGGATGGCGGTGCGACCGTGCCGTTCGTGGCGCGCTACCGCAAGGAGGCGACCGGCGGGCTGGACGATACGCAGCTGAGGCAATTGTCGGAGCGGGTGACCTATCTGCGCGAGCTCGAGGCGCGGCGGACGACGATCACGGAATCGATCGCAGGCCAGGGCAAGATGACGGATGAGCTGGCGGGCAAGATCGCCGCCGTCACCACCAAATCCGAGCTTGAGGACCTTTACCTCCCCTATAAGCCCAAGCGCCGCACAAGGGCGATGATTGCGCGCGAAAACGGCTTGCAGCCGCTGGCAGACGCGATCTTCGAAGACCGTGCGGCCGATCCGGAAAGCCTCGCGGCCGCCTATCTCAACGAAAATGTCGGCGATATCCGCGCCGCCCTTGACGGCGCCCGCGACATTCTCTCCGAACAGTTCGCCGAAAACGCCGAACTCGTCGGCCGTCTGCGCCAATACATGCGCGACAACGCGATGCTCTACGCCAAGGTGGTCGACGGCAAGGAAGAGGCCGGCGCGAAATTCGCCGACTATTTCGAGCACGCGGAAAAATTCGCCACCGCGCCGGGCCACCGCGTGCTTGCCATGCTGCGCGGCTGGAACGAGGAGGTGCTGACGGTGGCGATCGAGGCCGACCGCGACAATCCCTCGCCCGTCAAGCCCGCCCAGCAGATGATCGCCCGCTTCTTTGATATCGGCAGCAAAGGCAAGGCGGATGAGTTCCTGATGCAGGTTGCCGGCTGGTGCTGGCGGGTGAAGCTGTCCACCTCGCTCTCGCTCGACCTGATGCGCGAGATGCGCGAGCGGGCCGAGGACGAGGCGATCCATGTGTTTGCCCGCAACCTCAAGGACCTGCTGCTCGCAGCCCCCGCCGGCTCGCGCGTCACGCTCGGCCTTGATCCGGGCATCCGCACCGGCGTCAAGGTGGCCGCCGTCGACGGCACCGGCAAGCTTCTGGACACGGCCACGATCTACCCCTTCCAGCCGCGCAATGACGTTCAGGGATCAATGGCCGTGCTGAAGGCGCTGATTGCCCGTCACAAGGTGTCGCTGATCGCCATCGGCAACGGCACGGCAAGCCGCGAGACCGAAAAGCTCGTTGCCGACCTGCTGAAGGAAATCCCCGAGCCGAAACCGGTCAAGGTGATCGTCTCGGAAGCCGGCGCCTCGGTCTATTCGGCTTCCGAAACTGCGGCGAAGGAGTTTCCGGGCCTCGATGTCTCGCTGCGCGGCGCGGTGTCGATCGCGCGGCGCCTGCAGGACCCGCTGGCCGAACTGGTGAAGATCGAGCCGAAGTCGATCGGCGTCGGCCAGTACCAGCACGATGTCGACCAGATCAAGCTGTCGCGCTCGCTCGACGCCGTGGTCGAAGACGCGGTGAACGGCGTCGGCGTCGATCTCAACACGGCCTCCGCCCCGCTTCTGGCGCGCGTCTCCGGCCTCGGCCCCGCGATTGCCGAGGCGATCGTGGTCCATCGCGACGCCAATGGCGCATTCCAGAGCCGCAAGGAACTGCTGAAGGTCGCCCGCCTCGGTCCGCGCGCCTTCGAGCAATGCGCCGGCTTCCTGCGCATCCGTGACGGCAAGGAGCCGCTCGATGCCTCCGCCGTGCATCCGGAAGCCTATGACGTTGCCAAGAAGATCGTCGCCGCCTGCGGCCGCGATCTCAGATCCCTGATGGGCGACAGCGCGGCGCTGAAGTCCGTCGATCCGCGCGCTTTCGTCGACGAACGCTTCGGACTGCCGACGGTGCGCGACATTCTGGCGGAGCTGGAAAAGCCCGGCCGCGACCCGCGCCCGGAATTCAGGACCGCAAGCTTTGCCGATGGCATTGACGAGATCTCGGACCTGAAGCCGGGCATGATGCTGGAAGGCACCGTGACGAACGTCGCCGCCTTCGGCGCCTTCGTCGATATCGGCGTGCATCAGGACGGGCTTGTCCACGTCTCCCAGCTTGCCGACCGTTTCGTCAAGGACCCGCACGAGGTGGTCAAGGCCGGCGATGTGGTGAAGGTGCGCGTGGTTGACGTCGATGTGAAGCGCAAGCGCATCGGCCTGTCGATGAAGAAGGATGACGGCGCGCCCGCTGCCCGGGGACCGCGCGGCGGCGACCGCAAGCCCCAGCGTGACAACAAGCGGGAAGACCGGCCAAGCCAGGGCGCCTTCGGCGCGGCGCTGGCCGATGCCATGCGCCGGAAGTAG
- a CDS encoding GNAT family N-acetyltransferase translates to MSLDLQERQKTATIDTERLCLRPLRAEDAEAITGVLSDFSVTRMLSRPPYPFTLDDAEDWLEANADSSDRAWSFAITQPADRVLIGLVSIELRQGGYHLGYWLNRYYWGRGFMSEAASALVARFFAEKGAFTLNSGAMAENAASLKVQQRLGFQVTGLRDIYAASRGAMVQEVTTALTPDYFRPYHFG, encoded by the coding sequence ATGAGCCTTGACCTGCAAGAGCGACAGAAGACCGCGACCATCGACACCGAGAGGCTTTGCCTGCGGCCGCTTCGTGCTGAAGATGCTGAGGCGATTACCGGCGTGCTCTCCGATTTTTCGGTAACCCGCATGCTGTCGCGTCCGCCCTACCCGTTCACGCTCGATGATGCCGAGGACTGGCTTGAGGCCAACGCCGACAGCAGCGACCGGGCATGGTCCTTCGCCATCACCCAGCCGGCAGACCGGGTGCTGATCGGCCTCGTCTCCATCGAGCTCAGGCAGGGCGGCTATCACCTCGGCTACTGGCTGAACCGCTACTACTGGGGCCGTGGCTTCATGAGCGAGGCGGCGTCCGCCCTTGTGGCCCGCTTCTTTGCCGAGAAGGGCGCGTTCACGCTGAATTCCGGCGCCATGGCCGAAAATGCTGCTTCGCTGAAGGTGCAGCAGCGTCTCGGCTTCCAGGTCACCGGCTTGCGAGACATCTATGCCGCAAGCCGCGGAGCCATGGTGCAGGAGGTGACGACGGCGCTGACGCCGGACTATTTCCGCCCCTATCACTTCGGCTGA
- a CDS encoding GNAT family N-acetyltransferase: MQRDLQRESQSRLSRERLRPDLQRRDCPVLLSQRLVLRAPHEDDIDAIAHLANNDKIATMVSRMPHPYTIDDAAKFVERTKEGAIGNCVYAITKAENGEFIGCCGIENTPDDESVVEIGYWLGEPYWGKGYTTEAAQVLIDMVFRTRNEVDHIDARCRVVNPRSRRVLHKCGFQFQGPGMVQSLAIGGSVAVEWYRLERRNWMSLKSWGGQR, encoded by the coding sequence ATGCAAAGGGATCTACAAAGGGAGAGCCAATCCCGGCTTTCCAGAGAGCGGCTGAGGCCGGATTTGCAAAGGCGGGATTGCCCCGTTCTTCTGTCGCAAAGGCTCGTTCTGCGCGCCCCGCACGAAGATGACATTGACGCCATTGCCCATCTCGCCAACAACGACAAGATCGCGACCATGGTGTCGCGCATGCCGCATCCCTATACGATCGATGATGCCGCCAAGTTCGTGGAGCGAACCAAAGAGGGCGCGATCGGCAATTGCGTCTATGCCATCACGAAAGCCGAAAACGGCGAATTCATCGGTTGCTGCGGCATCGAGAACACGCCCGATGACGAAAGCGTCGTCGAGATCGGCTACTGGCTGGGCGAACCCTATTGGGGCAAGGGTTACACCACGGAAGCCGCCCAGGTTCTGATCGACATGGTCTTCCGCACGAGAAACGAGGTCGACCATATCGACGCACGTTGCCGGGTCGTCAACCCGCGCTCGCGGCGTGTGCTGCACAAGTGCGGCTTCCAGTTCCAGGGGCCAGGCATGGTCCAGTCGCTCGCCATCGGCGGGTCGGTCGCGGTCGAATGGTACCGGCTGGAACGGCGCAACTGGATGTCGCTGAAGAGCTGGGGAGGACAGAGATGA
- the rpmA gene encoding 50S ribosomal protein L27: protein MAHKKAGGSSRNGRDSESKRLGVKKFGGENVVPGNIIIRQRGTKWHPGDNVGMGKDHTIFAKIEGNVTFRARANGRMYVSVAPKQAEAAE, encoded by the coding sequence ATGGCACATAAAAAAGCTGGCGGTTCGTCGCGCAACGGTCGCGATTCTGAGTCCAAGCGCCTTGGCGTGAAGAAGTTCGGCGGCGAGAACGTCGTTCCGGGCAACATCATCATTCGCCAGCGCGGCACCAAGTGGCATCCCGGCGACAATGTCGGCATGGGCAAGGACCACACGATTTTCGCCAAGATTGAAGGCAATGTTACGTTCCGTGCGCGCGCCAACGGCCGCATGTACGTGTCCGTGGCGCCGAAACAGGCAGAAGCAGCGGAATAA
- the rplU gene encoding 50S ribosomal protein L21 codes for MFAVIKTGGKQYRVNAEDTLRIEKLDAEAGATVEFSDVLVVGEGADAKIGAPFVKGAVVKAEVVEQTRNRKVIAFKKRRRQNSKRSRGHRQHVTVVKITDIVAG; via the coding sequence ATGTTCGCAGTCATCAAGACCGGCGGTAAGCAGTACCGCGTGAATGCCGAAGACACGCTGCGCATCGAAAAGCTCGATGCCGAAGCAGGCGCTACGGTTGAGTTTTCCGACGTTCTCGTTGTCGGCGAAGGCGCTGACGCCAAGATCGGCGCTCCCTTCGTCAAGGGCGCCGTCGTCAAGGCGGAAGTCGTCGAGCAGACCCGTAACCGCAAGGTTATCGCCTTCAAGAAGCGTCGTCGTCAGAACTCCAAGCGTTCGCGCGGTCATCGCCAGCACGTCACGGTCGTGAAGATCACCGACATCGTCGCCGGTTGA
- a CDS encoding DUF6880 family protein produces MAKKTTLNAKNLEALGAKRLAELLIEISTGSAAHKRRLRLELAGEQSSGEMAREIRKHLTRLQRARSFIDWRKVKKLKADLETQRSAIIEKLEPQDPDEALELIWRFLHLADSIFARSDDGSGSLVESFHLACVDAGRIAKASETSPETLAEKVFQALRDNGYGQYDPLIEAMLPALGADGLARLKELSTQWLDETVQEKPRREGRIIGMSQNGPLYEDEVYSRHDDLSARIALEVIADAEGDVDAYIALQTEEAMRSPMIAAKIAERLLEAGRAGEALTRLDQAAPKKDRLLPVLEWERARADALEALGRADEAQDFRWQCFEASLEQQHLQDYLKRLPDFDDIEAEEKAMSWVATYPNVHQALLFFMEWPALREANALILDRSGEIDGNYYELLTPASETLKEKYPLAATLLLRAMIDFSLNSARSSRYKHAARHLIECEALAVHIDGFGSADSHHSYLTKLQRDHGRKTGFWAAVERLY; encoded by the coding sequence ATGGCCAAGAAGACAACGCTAAACGCGAAGAACCTGGAAGCGCTCGGCGCAAAGCGGCTGGCGGAGCTCTTGATCGAAATCTCGACCGGAAGCGCTGCCCATAAACGGCGGTTGCGCCTGGAACTTGCAGGCGAACAGAGCAGTGGCGAGATGGCCCGGGAGATCCGCAAGCACCTCACCCGCTTACAGCGCGCCCGCAGCTTCATAGACTGGAGGAAGGTCAAGAAGCTGAAAGCGGACCTCGAGACCCAACGTTCGGCAATCATCGAGAAGCTTGAACCTCAAGACCCTGATGAGGCGCTGGAGCTGATCTGGCGCTTTCTGCACCTGGCCGACTCCATCTTTGCACGCTCGGATGATGGCAGCGGTTCGCTCGTCGAGAGCTTTCATCTCGCCTGTGTTGATGCCGGGCGCATCGCAAAGGCATCGGAAACGTCGCCCGAAACATTGGCGGAAAAGGTATTTCAGGCGCTGCGCGACAACGGCTACGGTCAATATGATCCGCTGATCGAGGCAATGCTACCGGCGCTCGGCGCCGACGGACTCGCACGCCTGAAAGAACTTTCCACTCAATGGCTCGACGAAACCGTACAGGAAAAGCCCAGGCGCGAAGGCCGGATCATCGGCATGAGCCAGAACGGGCCACTTTACGAGGATGAGGTCTATAGCCGTCACGATGATCTGTCCGCCCGCATCGCGCTGGAAGTCATTGCCGACGCCGAGGGCGACGTCGATGCCTATATCGCGCTGCAGACCGAAGAAGCCATGCGCTCGCCGATGATCGCCGCGAAGATAGCGGAACGGCTGCTTGAAGCCGGCAGAGCCGGAGAAGCGCTGACGCGGCTCGACCAGGCTGCACCGAAGAAAGACCGGCTTTTGCCGGTTCTGGAATGGGAACGTGCACGCGCCGATGCGCTTGAGGCACTGGGCCGCGCAGACGAGGCGCAGGACTTCAGATGGCAGTGTTTTGAAGCATCGCTCGAACAGCAGCATCTCCAAGACTATCTGAAACGCTTGCCCGATTTTGACGACATCGAGGCAGAAGAAAAAGCGATGTCCTGGGTCGCGACGTATCCGAACGTGCATCAAGCCCTGCTGTTTTTTATGGAATGGCCGGCGCTTCGCGAAGCCAATGCACTAATCCTCGACCGTAGTGGTGAAATCGACGGCAATTATTACGAACTTCTGACACCGGCCAGCGAAACCCTGAAGGAAAAATACCCGCTTGCGGCGACATTGCTGCTCAGAGCCATGATCGACTTCAGCCTGAACAGCGCCCGTTCCAGCCGCTACAAGCACGCGGCCAGACATCTGATCGAGTGCGAAGCACTTGCGGTGCATATTGACGGTTTCGGATCAGCTGACTCACACCATAGCTATCTGACAAAGCTGCAACGCGACCACGGCAGAAAAACAGGCTTTTGGGCAGCCGTGGAGCGACTTTATTGA
- a CDS encoding acetoin reductase: MSLKGKVALVTGSSQGIGRGIALRLAADGADIALVDIQAEKLAAVKSEVEALGVKATTFEADVSKRDQVYAAIDHAEQKLGGFDVMVNNAGIAQVKPLADVTPEDTDRIFRINVDGVLWGIQAAAKKFIARGQKGKIVNASSIAGHDGFEMLGIYSATKFAVRALTQAAAKEYASQGITVNAYCPGIVGTDMWVEIDERFSELTGAPKGETYKKYVDGIALGRAQTPEDVAALVAFFASSDSDYITGQSFLTDGGIVYR, from the coding sequence ATGTCCCTCAAAGGTAAAGTCGCGTTGGTCACGGGATCAAGTCAGGGTATCGGGCGCGGTATCGCGTTGCGTCTGGCAGCGGATGGCGCGGATATCGCTCTGGTCGACATTCAGGCCGAGAAGCTTGCAGCGGTCAAGTCCGAGGTCGAAGCGCTCGGGGTGAAGGCCACAACGTTTGAAGCCGATGTGAGCAAGCGCGACCAGGTCTATGCCGCCATTGATCATGCCGAGCAAAAGCTGGGTGGCTTTGATGTGATGGTCAACAACGCCGGCATCGCTCAAGTGAAGCCGCTCGCCGATGTCACGCCGGAAGACACGGACCGCATCTTCCGCATCAATGTTGACGGCGTGCTCTGGGGTATTCAGGCGGCAGCGAAGAAATTCATCGCGCGCGGCCAGAAGGGCAAGATCGTCAATGCCTCTTCCATTGCGGGACATGATGGATTTGAAATGCTTGGCATATATTCCGCAACGAAGTTCGCTGTTCGGGCTCTGACGCAGGCCGCCGCCAAGGAATATGCAAGCCAGGGCATCACGGTGAATGCCTATTGCCCGGGTATTGTGGGCACCGACATGTGGGTCGAGATCGACGAGCGCTTTTCGGAGCTTACCGGCGCGCCCAAGGGCGAAACCTATAAGAAATATGTCGATGGCATTGCGCTTGGACGCGCGCAGACGCCTGAAGATGTTGCGGCGCTGGTCGCTTTCTTTGCAAGCAGTGACTCCGACTACATTACTGGTCAGTCATTTCTGACCGATGGCGGGATTGTCTATCGCTGA